In one window of Ketogulonicigenium robustum DNA:
- a CDS encoding LysR family transcriptional regulator: MESKWLEDFLVLAAQRHFGRAADIRNVTQSALSRRIKLLENWLGAPLIDRQTQPVTLTAAGAKFLPRAEELMALTTLAREEARPPLASEHDMMTVCMMSTLSITTFPRLVAQLEEKGEHFRFRFVNASTTLPDTLDVLRSGAVDFLLTYAHPNVTALQSLHDLPHITLGSERCIPVSVPDQAGKPRFDLRQTQMPVDYLSYQNNSFFASALPDVISGGRFTLRTVYENALSAALLAAARVGLGVAWIPEALLGDDLTSGRLVRAADPAFDLLVEIRLYQSTPRKSRSKARFWRNVSQLAPQPHSILE; encoded by the coding sequence ATGGAAAGCAAATGGCTGGAAGACTTTCTGGTTCTTGCCGCACAGCGCCACTTCGGGCGCGCCGCCGATATACGCAACGTCACCCAATCCGCGCTGTCGCGGCGCATCAAACTGCTTGAAAACTGGCTAGGCGCCCCGCTGATCGACCGCCAAACCCAGCCCGTCACCCTCACCGCCGCTGGCGCAAAATTCCTGCCCCGCGCCGAGGAACTGATGGCCCTCACCACCCTCGCGCGCGAGGAAGCCCGCCCCCCCCTCGCCAGCGAACACGACATGATGACCGTCTGCATGATGAGCACTCTGTCCATCACCACCTTCCCCCGCCTCGTCGCGCAGCTCGAGGAAAAGGGCGAACACTTCCGCTTTCGCTTCGTCAACGCAAGCACCACGCTGCCCGACACGCTTGATGTGCTGCGCAGCGGCGCGGTGGATTTTCTGCTGACCTACGCCCACCCGAATGTCACCGCCCTGCAAAGCCTGCATGATCTGCCGCATATCACGCTGGGCAGCGAACGCTGCATTCCCGTCTCGGTGCCCGATCAGGCGGGCAAACCCCGCTTCGACCTGCGCCAGACGCAAATGCCGGTCGATTACCTCAGCTACCAAAACAACTCGTTCTTCGCCAGCGCCCTGCCCGATGTGATCAGCGGCGGCCGCTTCACGCTGCGCACCGTCTACGAAAACGCCCTCTCGGCCGCCCTCCTCGCGGCGGCGCGCGTCGGCCTCGGCGTCGCATGGATCCCCGAGGCCCTCCTCGGCGACGACCTGACCAGCGGCCGGCTTGTGCGCGCCGCCGACCCCGCATTCGACCTGCTGGTCGAGATCCGCCTCTATCAATCAACCCCGCGCAAATCGCGCAGCAAGGCGCGCTTTTGGCGCAATGTCAGCCAACTCGCACCGCAGCCTCATTCCATTTTGGAATGA
- a CDS encoding NADP-dependent malic enzyme, which yields MTSGMQDEGAKQAALNYHEFPRPGKLEVRATKPLANGRDLSRAYSPGVAEACLEIKADPATASRYTSRGNLVAVVSNGTAVLGLGNIGPLASKPVMEGKAVLFKKFANIDCFDIELNESDPEKLADIVCALEPTFGAINLEDIKAPDCFVVERICRERMGIPVFHDDQHGTAIVVGAAATNALIVAGKAFDQIKVVSTGGGAAGIACLEMLVKLGVRRENIWLCDLEGLVYNGREAQMTPQKQAFAQGTQAAGLADVIAGADLFLGLSGPGVLTPEMVVTMAARPIIFALANPTPEILPDLARAASPEAIIATGRSDFPNQVNNVLCFPFIFRGALDVGASTINDEMELACIAAIAALARTTTSAEAAAAYQGEQLTFGPDYLIPKPFDPRLMGAVATAVAQAAMETGVAARPLPDIAAYRAGLDSSVFKSALLMRPVFEAARQTSRRIVFAEGEDERVLRAASAMLEETTDVPILIGRPDVIEARCERYGLAIRPGRDVHIVNPQDDPRYRDYWGTYHELMARRGVSPDIARSVMRTNTTAIGAVMVHRGEADSMICGTYGQYHGHLKYIQRILGRGPYRPVAAMSLMIMEDGPLFIADTQVNADPTAEQIKDTVMGAARHVRRFGIEPKIALCTQSQFGNMDTDAGRRMRAALALLDASDPDFLYEGEMNVDSALDQSLRDRQMPNGRFEGQANVLVFASTDAASGVRNILKAKAGGLEVGPILIGMGNRAHVVTPSITTRGLLNMSAIAGTPVAHYS from the coding sequence ATGACGTCGGGCATGCAAGACGAAGGCGCAAAACAAGCCGCGCTGAACTATCACGAATTTCCCCGCCCCGGTAAGCTGGAGGTGCGCGCGACCAAGCCTTTGGCAAACGGGCGCGACCTGAGCCGCGCCTATTCGCCGGGCGTCGCCGAGGCGTGTTTGGAGATCAAGGCAGACCCGGCGACGGCCAGCCGGTATACATCGCGCGGAAATCTGGTTGCGGTGGTCTCGAACGGGACGGCGGTGTTGGGGCTGGGGAACATCGGCCCGCTGGCGTCGAAGCCCGTGATGGAAGGCAAGGCGGTTCTGTTCAAGAAGTTCGCCAATATCGACTGTTTCGATATTGAACTGAACGAATCTGACCCCGAGAAATTGGCCGACATTGTTTGTGCGCTAGAGCCGACTTTTGGCGCGATTAACTTGGAAGACATCAAAGCGCCCGATTGCTTTGTGGTCGAGCGGATCTGCCGCGAGCGGATGGGGATTCCGGTTTTCCATGACGACCAGCACGGCACCGCGATTGTGGTGGGTGCGGCGGCGACCAACGCGCTGATTGTGGCGGGCAAGGCGTTCGACCAGATCAAGGTCGTCTCGACCGGCGGCGGCGCGGCGGGCATTGCTTGTCTGGAAATGCTGGTCAAGCTGGGCGTGCGGCGCGAGAATATCTGGCTCTGCGATCTGGAAGGGTTGGTTTATAATGGGCGCGAGGCCCAGATGACCCCGCAGAAGCAGGCCTTTGCGCAAGGCACGCAGGCGGCGGGTTTGGCCGATGTGATTGCGGGGGCCGATTTGTTTTTGGGCCTGTCGGGCCCTGGGGTTCTGACGCCTGAAATGGTGGTCACCATGGCCGCGCGGCCGATTATATTCGCGCTGGCCAACCCGACGCCCGAGATTTTGCCCGATCTGGCGCGCGCGGCCTCGCCCGAGGCGATCATCGCGACGGGGCGGTCGGATTTTCCTAATCAGGTCAATAACGTTCTGTGTTTTCCGTTTATCTTCCGCGGGGCGCTGGATGTGGGGGCGAGCACCATCAATGACGAGATGGAGCTGGCCTGTATTGCCGCCATCGCGGCCTTGGCGCGCACCACGACATCGGCCGAGGCGGCAGCGGCCTATCAGGGCGAGCAGCTGACCTTCGGGCCGGATTATTTGATCCCGAAGCCGTTTGATCCGCGCCTGATGGGCGCGGTCGCGACCGCCGTGGCGCAAGCCGCGATGGAGACGGGTGTTGCGGCGCGGCCCTTGCCCGATATTGCCGCCTATCGCGCGGGGTTGGACAGTTCGGTGTTCAAGTCGGCGCTGTTGATGCGCCCTGTGTTCGAGGCGGCGCGCCAGACCAGTCGGCGGATTGTGTTCGCCGAGGGCGAGGACGAGCGCGTTTTGCGCGCGGCCAGTGCCATGCTGGAGGAGACGACGGACGTGCCGATTTTGATCGGCCGGCCCGACGTGATCGAGGCGCGCTGCGAGCGGTATGGTTTGGCCATTCGTCCGGGGCGCGATGTGCATATTGTGAACCCGCAGGACGACCCGCGCTATCGCGATTACTGGGGCACCTATCACGAGTTGATGGCGCGGCGCGGGGTCAGCCCCGATATTGCCCGTTCGGTCATGCGCACCAACACCACCGCGATTGGCGCCGTCATGGTGCATCGCGGCGAGGCGGACAGCATGATTTGCGGCACTTATGGCCAATATCATGGGCATCTGAAGTATATTCAGCGCATCTTGGGCCGTGGGCCGTATCGCCCCGTGGCTGCGATGTCGTTGATGATCATGGAAGACGGCCCGCTGTTCATTGCCGACACGCAAGTGAACGCCGACCCGACGGCCGAGCAGATCAAGGACACGGTGATGGGGGCGGCCCGCCACGTACGCCGCTTTGGCATCGAGCCGAAGATCGCGCTGTGCACCCAGAGCCAGTTCGGCAACATGGATACCGATGCGGGGCGGCGGATGCGTGCGGCCTTGGCGCTGCTGGATGCCAGTGATCCCGACTTCCTCTATGAGGGCGAGATGAATGTGGATTCTGCGCTGGATCAGTCACTGCGTGACCGGCAGATGCCGAACGGGCGGTTCGAGGGGCAGGCGAATGTGCTGGTGTTTGCCTCGACCGACGCGGCGTCGGGGGTGCGGAACATCCTGAAGGCCAAAGCTGGTGGGTTGGAAGTTGGGCCGATTTTGATCGGGATGGGGAATCGCGCGCATGTGGTGACGCCATCCATCACCACGCGGGGCTTGCTGAACATGTCGGCCATCGCGGGCACGCCCGTGGCGCATTACAGCTGA
- a CDS encoding ABC transporter permease: MDFLTDPVFAGFLAASVRLAIPILLAALGGIFAERAGVLNIGLEGQMLTGALAGYAGATLTQNLWFGVIIAMVAGAMAALVLAYYAIRLRANQVIVGIALNLGLMGATSFAYRLLFGVDTPRQRVDSFQSLNLGALADIPVLGPLLFRLDALSYLALAAVFVSWFVLARLRIGLNLRAAGEHPEAAKTLGLNVPRIRFGAMAVAGALAGVGGASLSLAATGTFVDNMTAGRGYIALAILILGQRHPIGALASALLFGAAEALQLRAQLLPINIPVQFLQMLPYVLTIAVLAGLVGRSRAPAALGKPLSDD, from the coding sequence ATGGACTTCCTCACCGATCCCGTCTTCGCAGGCTTCCTCGCCGCCAGCGTCCGCCTCGCCATCCCCATCCTCCTCGCGGCGCTCGGCGGCATCTTCGCCGAACGCGCAGGCGTGCTGAACATCGGGCTGGAAGGCCAAATGCTGACCGGCGCGCTTGCGGGCTACGCGGGCGCAACCCTGACACAAAACCTGTGGTTCGGCGTTATCATCGCGATGGTGGCAGGCGCGATGGCCGCGCTGGTGCTGGCCTATTACGCCATCCGCCTGCGCGCCAACCAAGTCATCGTCGGCATCGCGCTGAACTTGGGGCTGATGGGCGCAACATCCTTCGCCTACCGCCTGCTGTTCGGCGTCGATACACCGCGCCAACGGGTCGATAGCTTCCAATCCCTCAACCTCGGCGCGCTGGCCGACATCCCCGTGCTCGGCCCCCTGCTCTTCCGGCTCGACGCACTCAGCTATCTGGCGCTGGCGGCTGTCTTCGTCAGCTGGTTCGTGCTGGCCCGCCTGCGCATCGGCCTGAACCTGCGCGCCGCCGGCGAACACCCCGAGGCGGCCAAAACCCTCGGCCTCAACGTCCCCCGCATCCGCTTTGGCGCTATGGCGGTGGCCGGCGCGCTGGCGGGGGTCGGCGGGGCCAGCCTGTCGCTGGCCGCCACGGGAACCTTCGTCGACAATATGACGGCAGGGCGGGGCTATATCGCGCTGGCGATTCTGATCTTGGGTCAACGCCACCCGATTGGGGCCCTCGCCAGCGCGCTGCTGTTTGGCGCAGCCGAGGCGCTTCAACTGCGCGCCCAACTGCTGCCCATCAATATTCCGGTGCAATTCCTGCAAATGCTGCCCTACGTGCTGACGATCGCCGTGCTCGCGGGCCTTGTCGGGCGCAGCCGCGCCCCCGCCGCCTTGGGCAAACCCCTCAGCGACGACTGA
- a CDS encoding ABC transporter permease: MAKHILGQLAAVVIAFALSAVLILLAGKDPLLAFGAMAQSALGSANGLSETLLRMVPLALCAIGISLSFRAGVFNTGAEGQLYIGGVTAAAIGTALAGTDAFITMPAMILGAAIAGAFWSGIAGALKLRFGADELITTIMLNYIAIFFVGFLLHGPLRADGSALAQTARLTAEARLPVLVQGFRANWGIFLVILAALLASLYLWRRTGGFRLRVVGQNPTAALNAGMNLQKITLGAFLVSGALAGIAGYTEVAGVQRRMIENLSPGYGYTAIIVALLGGTNPIGAVIAAFFFAALQVGASAMESTAGVPSSLASVTQALVVLCLLARNAPVLLRNWLARHTPKTEA, from the coding sequence ATGGCCAAACACATCCTCGGGCAACTGGCAGCGGTGGTAATCGCCTTCGCCCTCAGCGCGGTGCTGATCCTGCTGGCGGGCAAAGACCCGCTTCTTGCGTTCGGCGCAATGGCTCAATCGGCCCTCGGCAGTGCAAACGGCCTGTCGGAAACCCTGCTGCGCATGGTGCCGCTGGCCCTGTGCGCCATTGGCATTTCGCTGTCCTTCCGCGCCGGCGTCTTCAACACCGGGGCCGAGGGGCAGCTCTACATCGGCGGCGTCACCGCTGCCGCCATCGGCACCGCGCTGGCGGGCACGGACGCGTTCATCACCATGCCCGCCATGATCCTCGGCGCGGCGATCGCGGGTGCGTTTTGGTCCGGCATCGCCGGCGCGCTGAAACTACGCTTCGGCGCGGATGAACTGATCACCACGATCATGCTGAATTACATCGCCATATTCTTCGTGGGCTTCCTGCTGCACGGCCCCCTGCGGGCCGATGGCTCGGCCCTCGCCCAAACCGCGCGCCTTACGGCCGAGGCACGCCTGCCCGTCCTCGTCCAAGGGTTCCGCGCCAACTGGGGTATCTTCCTCGTCATCCTCGCCGCGCTGCTGGCTTCCCTTTACCTGTGGCGGCGCACCGGCGGCTTCCGCCTGCGCGTCGTTGGCCAAAACCCGACTGCAGCCCTGAACGCAGGTATGAACCTGCAAAAAATCACCCTCGGCGCGTTCCTCGTCTCGGGCGCCCTCGCCGGTATCGCTGGCTATACCGAGGTCGCGGGCGTCCAGCGCCGTATGATCGAAAACCTCTCGCCGGGCTATGGATACACGGCGATCATCGTCGCACTGCTGGGCGGCACCAACCCCATCGGCGCTGTCATCGCCGCCTTTTTCTTTGCCGCGCTGCAAGTCGGGGCGTCAGCGATGGAATCGACTGCCGGGGTGCCATCCTCGCTGGCCAGCGTCACGCAGGCGCTGGTCGTCCTGTGCCTGCTGGCGCGCAACGCGCCGGTGCTGCTGCGCAACTGGCTGGCGCGCCACACCCCAAAGACCGAGGCCTGA
- a CDS encoding ABC transporter ATP-binding protein produces MNPKAEVALSLHNVTVRFGTFTAVDGISTTLRAGEIRAVLGENGAGKSTLMRVLAGQVTPASGQITAFGTSYAKLDADLALSLGIGMVYQHFMQVPQFTVAENFCLGLPRTGGVIPNLRRTAAEIAALAARYGFDIDPNARVETLSVPAQQRVEILKALYRGARILILDEPTAVLSPDEAQGLFAMVRALAAEGTAVLFISHKLHEIMDLCDSVTVIRRGKLVGERQVADTSEAELSRLMVGSDIPDLTRPPTLSVAPTPLLTLRGLNLGRGPLDLTLHKGEIFGIAGVDGSGQIELVETIMGLRRQAGLAFDFLGQDLTGASIKTRLAAGIAQIPEDRHKSAMVAEMSVADNLVLDRIEQPPFSKSGWINTPAITAEADRAIAAFDVRMQARSQPMGSLSGGNQQKVVLARALAQAPQLLLAVYPARGLDLGATRFVHQQLLARRAAGASVLLVSAELEELLSLSDRIGVMFDRRFAGILTEDDMTMANLGRLMAGAA; encoded by the coding sequence ATGAATCCCAAGGCAGAAGTTGCGCTGTCCCTGCACAATGTCACCGTGCGCTTTGGCACGTTTACGGCTGTGGACGGCATCTCGACCACGCTGCGCGCAGGCGAAATCCGCGCGGTGCTGGGCGAGAATGGCGCAGGCAAATCGACCCTGATGCGGGTGCTGGCCGGGCAAGTCACGCCCGCTAGCGGCCAAATCACGGCGTTCGGCACCAGCTATGCCAAGCTGGATGCCGACCTTGCCCTCTCGCTGGGGATCGGCATGGTGTATCAGCACTTCATGCAGGTGCCGCAATTCACCGTGGCCGAAAACTTCTGCCTTGGCCTGCCGCGCACCGGCGGCGTCATTCCGAACCTACGGCGCACAGCGGCCGAGATCGCCGCCCTCGCCGCCCGCTACGGGTTCGATATCGACCCGAACGCGCGGGTCGAAACCCTATCCGTTCCCGCGCAACAACGGGTCGAGATTCTCAAGGCCCTCTATCGCGGCGCGCGCATCCTCATCCTCGATGAACCAACAGCCGTCCTTTCGCCTGACGAAGCGCAGGGCCTCTTCGCCATGGTGCGCGCCCTTGCGGCCGAGGGAACCGCCGTCCTCTTCATCTCGCATAAACTCCATGAAATCATGGACCTATGCGACAGTGTCACCGTCATCCGGCGCGGCAAGCTGGTGGGCGAACGGCAAGTGGCCGACACAAGCGAGGCCGAACTCTCGCGCCTGATGGTCGGCAGCGACATCCCCGACCTCACCCGCCCGCCCACGCTCAGCGTGGCCCCGACGCCCCTGCTGACGCTGCGCGGCCTGAACCTCGGGCGCGGCCCGCTGGATCTGACGCTGCACAAAGGCGAGATCTTCGGCATCGCAGGCGTCGACGGTTCGGGGCAGATTGAACTGGTCGAAACCATCATGGGCCTGCGCCGCCAAGCGGGGCTGGCCTTTGACTTTCTGGGGCAAGACCTGACGGGGGCCAGCATCAAAACCCGCCTTGCCGCCGGCATCGCCCAAATCCCCGAGGATCGCCACAAAAGCGCAATGGTGGCCGAGATGTCGGTCGCCGATAACCTGGTCCTCGACCGTATCGAGCAGCCCCCCTTTTCCAAATCCGGCTGGATCAATACCCCCGCCATCACCGCTGAGGCCGACCGCGCCATCGCCGCCTTTGACGTGCGCATGCAGGCCCGCAGCCAACCGATGGGCTCGCTTTCGGGCGGGAACCAGCAAAAGGTGGTCCTCGCCCGCGCGTTGGCTCAAGCGCCGCAATTGCTGCTGGCCGTCTACCCCGCGCGCGGCCTTGACCTTGGGGCGACGCGATTCGTGCACCAACAACTGCTGGCGCGCCGCGCGGCGGGGGCCAGTGTGCTGCTGGTATCCGCCGAACTCGAAGAGCTCCTTAGCCTCAGCGACCGGATCGGCGTCATGTTCGACCGCCGCTTCGCAGGCATCTTGACGGAAGACGACATGACCATGGCAAACCTTGGCCGCCTGATGGCGGGGGCCGCGTGA
- a CDS encoding BMP family protein yields the protein MFNITKTALVAGALLLPHAALAEVKIAMILTGPITDADWNSVGYNGLKAAEDALGATIAYSENVTDADAERILRDYASQGYDVIFAHSFSFGDAALNVAEDFPETVFMAATAQELTENVGTYSNPDYQGAYLAGMLAAGTSKTGTVGWVGGMPAPNMLANLNAYAAGAQEQNPDVNVLHTFIGSWFDPAKTKEAAIAQTEQGADVLSAQGVGVIDAAISENVWALGAMTDQNHLGPNVVLTSVLWDLGPLVTAVAKAVEDGTWTSQEWTYGIPEGAIKLADFHGLDSNIPADVLATVNAKFDAIAAGDFIVPLDTTQH from the coding sequence ATGTTCAATATCACCAAAACCGCATTGGTCGCAGGCGCGCTGCTGCTGCCGCACGCTGCTCTGGCCGAAGTTAAAATCGCCATGATCCTCACCGGCCCGATCACCGACGCCGACTGGAACTCGGTCGGCTATAACGGCCTGAAAGCCGCCGAGGACGCCCTCGGCGCGACCATCGCCTATTCCGAAAACGTCACCGACGCCGATGCTGAACGCATCCTGCGCGACTACGCCAGCCAAGGCTACGACGTGATCTTCGCGCATTCCTTCTCGTTCGGCGACGCGGCCCTGAACGTGGCCGAGGATTTCCCCGAAACCGTCTTCATGGCCGCCACCGCGCAAGAGCTGACCGAGAACGTCGGCACCTATTCCAACCCCGACTATCAGGGCGCGTATCTGGCAGGGATGCTGGCGGCTGGCACATCCAAAACCGGCACTGTCGGCTGGGTCGGCGGCATGCCCGCCCCGAACATGCTGGCAAACCTGAACGCCTATGCCGCTGGTGCGCAAGAACAAAACCCCGATGTCAACGTGCTGCACACTTTCATCGGCTCGTGGTTTGACCCCGCCAAAACCAAAGAGGCCGCCATCGCCCAAACCGAACAGGGCGCTGACGTGCTGTCCGCCCAAGGGGTGGGCGTGATCGACGCTGCCATCTCGGAAAATGTCTGGGCGCTTGGCGCGATGACCGACCAAAACCACCTCGGCCCGAATGTCGTGCTGACATCGGTGCTGTGGGATCTGGGGCCGCTGGTCACTGCCGTCGCCAAGGCGGTCGAGGATGGCACATGGACATCGCAAGAATGGACGTACGGCATCCCCGAAGGCGCAATCAAACTGGCCGATTTCCACGGCCTTGACAGCAACATCCCCGCCGATGTGCTGGCCACGGTGAACGCCAAATTCGACGCGATCGCCGCGGGCGATTTCATCGTGCCGCTCGATACGACGCAGCACTGA
- a CDS encoding RNA polymerase sigma factor → MDSEDSALEQAYLQMRPQLLRYAAGRMGTASDSEDLVQEAWLRVRRHAPAVLAAPLPYMMRVMRNLVIDHGRVRARRLRQAEVDALLEVPGDLPSPEDAAIARSQLRLFARALAGLPLRRREILIAARLRRVPYAQIAAQHGVSVRTVEYEVRLALDHCIAAMAAAEDGYRMENGEARG, encoded by the coding sequence ATGGATTCCGAGGATAGCGCGTTGGAACAGGCGTATCTGCAGATGCGCCCTCAGCTGTTGCGGTATGCTGCCGGACGGATGGGCACCGCCAGTGATAGCGAGGATTTGGTGCAGGAGGCGTGGTTGCGCGTGCGGCGGCATGCGCCCGCTGTGCTGGCCGCGCCCTTGCCCTACATGATGCGGGTCATGCGCAATCTGGTGATTGACCACGGGCGGGTGCGGGCGCGCCGGTTGCGACAGGCCGAGGTTGATGCCTTGCTGGAGGTGCCGGGCGATTTGCCTAGCCCCGAAGATGCCGCGATTGCCCGATCGCAATTGCGGCTGTTCGCGCGGGCGCTGGCGGGTTTGCCGCTGCGGCGGCGCGAGATTTTGATTGCGGCGCGGTTGCGGCGTGTGCCCTATGCGCAGATTGCGGCGCAGCACGGGGTCTCGGTGCGGACGGTGGAATACGAGGTGCGGTTGGCGTTGGACCATTGCATTGCGGCGATGGCCGCCGCCGAAGACGGTTATCGCATGGAAAACGGGGAAGCGCGCGGCTGA
- a CDS encoding FecR family protein translates to MARQDSVTVGRPAVDGGPDEASAWIALLVSGRATAQDAADLRAWQAASPENAAAYQAALRVWHDVGPALAQSGAAVGARRAVSRRAVLRGGVGLALAVGGAGVASQVLGLGPFGDGAAHVVGVGGRADLRLQDGSAVVLDGGSRMTPEMDSGARGMHLLAGAAQVQVAAEASQPFALRARDWRAIAAPGAEIAVVLGAQSDCIECLSGDLAVAGIAVPAGHRMVRSADDVYRIEAAPPEAMAAWRAGYLVFQDRPLADVVADINRHRRGRIVVMRAGADAMRVSGVFHLQRPDEILPQIKSVLGFQTITLPGLTLIT, encoded by the coding sequence ATGGCCAGGCAAGACAGCGTGACAGTGGGGCGTCCTGCCGTTGATGGCGGGCCAGATGAGGCAAGCGCGTGGATTGCCTTGCTGGTATCGGGGCGCGCGACGGCGCAGGATGCGGCCGATCTGCGCGCGTGGCAGGCCGCCAGCCCAGAAAACGCGGCGGCCTATCAGGCGGCGCTGCGGGTATGGCATGATGTTGGCCCCGCCTTGGCGCAAAGCGGGGCCGCCGTTGGCGCGCGCAGGGCGGTGTCGCGCCGCGCGGTGCTGCGCGGGGGCGTTGGGCTTGCGCTGGCTGTGGGCGGTGCGGGGGTTGCCAGTCAGGTCTTGGGTTTGGGCCCGTTTGGCGATGGGGCCGCGCATGTGGTGGGTGTCGGCGGGCGGGCGGATCTGCGGTTGCAGGATGGCAGCGCCGTCGTGTTGGATGGCGGATCGCGCATGACGCCCGAGATGGACAGTGGTGCGCGCGGGATGCATTTGCTGGCTGGTGCTGCGCAGGTGCAGGTTGCGGCTGAGGCCAGCCAACCCTTTGCCCTGCGGGCGCGCGATTGGCGCGCAATCGCTGCGCCGGGTGCCGAGATCGCCGTGGTGTTGGGGGCGCAGAGCGATTGCATCGAGTGTTTAAGCGGGGATTTGGCTGTTGCTGGCATTGCGGTGCCTGCGGGCCACCGTATGGTGCGCAGCGCCGACGATGTTTACCGGATCGAGGCGGCGCCCCCCGAGGCGATGGCCGCGTGGCGGGCGGGGTATTTGGTGTTTCAGGATCGGCCGCTGGCGGATGTGGTGGCCGACATCAACCGGCACCGGCGTGGCCGCATTGTCGTGATGCGGGCGGGTGCGGATGCGATGCGGGTATCGGGAGTGTTTCATTTGCAGCGCCCCGACGAGATCCTGCCGCAGATCAAAAGCGTTTTAGGATTTCAAACCATTACGTTACCGGGTTTGACGCTGATCACCTGA